One Chitinophagaceae bacterium C216 genomic window carries:
- a CDS encoding hypothetical protein (UPF0761 membrane protein YihY) codes for MSFIISKPKNFFVATFNLLKTAGKGFIEDKVPKLSASLAYCTIISLAPLLTIIIASASIIYRKEIVEGKVYDIVAQFTTPETAAQIQTAVMNASLSGKTTMALTIGIISLLIGATAVFLEIQDSINTIWKVKAKPRNGLLNFLFNRLKSFSLIISLGFLLLVSLTINSILGSLQTRFQELIPINSGWLFFILNNVITFVVITLLFAIIFKVLPDVIIKWKPALVGAAFTTVLFAIGKLLIDLYITKAKPGAIFGTAGTLIIILAWVYYTSFILYFGAEFTRAYAEKFSDRIKPSKYAVHLKVQIEEEPITELPTQHTEEKQA; via the coding sequence ATGAGCTTTATCATTTCAAAACCTAAAAATTTCTTCGTGGCTACTTTTAATTTGCTCAAGACCGCAGGAAAGGGTTTTATTGAAGATAAGGTTCCTAAATTAAGTGCCTCACTGGCATACTGTACTATTATTTCATTAGCACCATTACTAACGATCATTATTGCATCAGCAAGTATTATCTACCGAAAAGAGATTGTTGAAGGTAAAGTTTACGACATAGTAGCTCAGTTCACTACGCCCGAAACTGCAGCGCAAATACAAACCGCAGTAATGAATGCCAGTCTTAGTGGTAAAACTACCATGGCACTCACAATAGGTATTATATCCCTGCTTATAGGAGCAACAGCTGTATTTTTGGAAATACAAGATAGTATTAACACAATATGGAAAGTAAAGGCCAAACCACGCAATGGATTGTTGAATTTCCTTTTCAATAGGCTAAAATCTTTTTCTCTGATTATATCCTTAGGATTTTTGTTATTGGTTTCCTTAACTATCAATAGCATATTAGGGAGCTTGCAAACCCGCTTTCAAGAGTTAATACCCATTAACTCAGGGTGGCTATTTTTTATATTGAATAACGTCATCACATTTGTAGTTATTACTTTACTTTTCGCGATAATTTTTAAAGTACTTCCGGACGTTATTATTAAATGGAAACCGGCTCTAGTAGGCGCAGCTTTTACTACAGTACTATTTGCAATAGGGAAATTGCTGATAGACCTGTACATTACAAAAGCGAAGCCGGGAGCCATATTCGGAACGGCCGGTACGCTTATCATCATTCTCGCATGGGTGTATTACACCTCTTTTATACTGTATTTTGGAGCCGAATTTACGCGAGCCTATGCCGAAAAATTTAGCGACAGAATTAAACCTTCTAAATATGCCGTACATCTAAAAGTACAGATAGAAGAAGAGCCTATTACTGAACTTCCGACACAACATACCGAAGAAAAACAAGCATAA